Genomic DNA from Comamonas antarctica:
GCCACCTGAATGATGTCGTCCATGCCTAGTCGCTACGTCACGCCCGTGCCACCGTTCGGTCTGAGCCTGTCGGAGACCGCGGCCAGGCACGCACTTCGACAAGCCCAGTGCGAACGGGGCGCAGCACACCCACCTGTTTAACTCCCAGAGAAAGCACCACCATGCAAACTGCTTCCCTTACCGCCATTGCCATGGCCGCCCTGCTGGCCGTCTCGGGCGCCAGCGCCAAGGAACTGCGCATCGGCTTCGCCGATCCGATCTCCTCGGCCGACCCGCAGATCAACAACCACGCCGGCGACCGTTCGCTGGCACTGCATTTCTATGACTCGCTGGTGAACTCGCGCGACGGCGGCAAGCTCGAGCCGGGCCTGGCCGAGAGCTGGAAGACGCTAGACGACAAGACCTGGGAATTCAAGCTGCGCAAGGACATCAAGTGGCAGGACGGCAAGCCGTTCACGGCCGACGACATCGTGTTCTCCTTCGAGCGCGCACGCAACGTGCCCGGCTCGGTCGCCTCGTACCGCGGCGCGCTGCGCACCGTTGCGTCGACCACGGCCAAGGATCCGCATACCGTGATCGTCAAGACCAGCGTGGCCAATCCCATGCTGCCGCTCGAGATCGCCTCGATCTACATCGTGAGCAAGCATGTCGGCGCGACGGCCAAGAGCGAAGACTACAACTCGGGCAAGGCCAGCATCGGCACCGGCCCCTACAAGTTCATCTCGTACACGCCCGGCGACCGTACGCTGATGGAGCGCAACCCCAGCTACTACGGCCCGCAGCAGCCCTGGGACAAGGTCACCTACCGCTTCATCAACAACGGCGCCGCACGTACCGCGGCGCTGCTGTCGGGCGATGTGGACGTGATCGACAAGGTCGCCGTCACCGATGTCGCCAAGCTGAAGAAGACTTCTTCGGTCAGCGTCTATGAATACCCCGGCCTGCGCGCGCTGCTGATCCAGCCCAGCCTGCGCAAGGGCAGCAACGAGTTCATTGCCGACAACGCCGGCAAGCCGCTGGCCGAGAACCCGCTGACCGACCAGCGCGTGCGCGAAGCGCTGAACCTCGCGATCAACCGCAAGGCCATCACCGACCGCATCCTGCAGGGCACCGCCACCGAAGCCAACCAGTGGATGCCCAAGGGCTCGTTCGGCTACAACGCCGACATTCCCGCCATCCCCTACAACGCCGAGAAGGCCAAGAAGCTGCTGGCCGATGCCGGTTTCCCCGAAGGCTTCCAGCTGACCATCCACGTGCCTGGCGACCGCTACCCGCAGGCGCCAGAAGCCATGCAGGCCGTGGCGCAGTTCTGGAGCCGCATCGGCGTGAAGACCAAGCTCGAAGTCGTGCCATGGTCGGTGTATGCGAGCC
This window encodes:
- a CDS encoding ABC transporter substrate-binding protein, coding for MQTASLTAIAMAALLAVSGASAKELRIGFADPISSADPQINNHAGDRSLALHFYDSLVNSRDGGKLEPGLAESWKTLDDKTWEFKLRKDIKWQDGKPFTADDIVFSFERARNVPGSVASYRGALRTVASTTAKDPHTVIVKTSVANPMLPLEIASIYIVSKHVGATAKSEDYNSGKASIGTGPYKFISYTPGDRTLMERNPSYYGPQQPWDKVTYRFINNGAARTAALLSGDVDVIDKVAVTDVAKLKKTSSVSVYEYPGLRALLIQPSLRKGSNEFIADNAGKPLAENPLTDQRVREALNLAINRKAITDRILQGTATEANQWMPKGSFGYNADIPAIPYNAEKAKKLLADAGFPEGFQLTIHVPGDRYPQAPEAMQAVAQFWSRIGVKTKLEVVPWSVYASRAGKNEYAVSVIAWGNGTGEAGYGLLQTLATVDSKAGRGANNWGRYSNENVDKALDAATIEFDAKRREAIFRHAAKLVTDDVGQIPLFHYKNIWAAKTGLKVVPILSDRTTALQVTATK